A window of the Halobacterium hubeiense genome harbors these coding sequences:
- a CDS encoding Glu/Leu/Phe/Val family dehydrogenase: MADANPFESLQEQLDDAGEYLDVRADVLDRLKQPERVLELTLSVEMDDGTIETFDAYRSQFNGDRGPYKGGIRYHPGVTRDEVKALSGWMAYKTAVVDIPYGGGKGGIALDPSEYSESELERITRSFAKEIRPFIGVDKDVPAPDVNTGQREMNWIKDTYEKLENTTVPGVITGKALENGGSRGRVEATGRSTMFAAREVFDYLDEEMAEATVAVQGYGNAGSIAARLLEDLGAHVVAVSDSSGAIYNPEGFDTRHVKEFKRETGSVAGYDGATEEFGNDDLLTLDVDLLVPAALENAIDGNLARDVQADVVVEAANGPLTPDADDVLTEKNVHVVPDILANAGGVTVSYFEWVQNRQRFQWTEQRVNEELEAVITNAFDAIIDAYEANDLPNLRTAAYVVAVQRVVDAYEGSGSWP; this comes from the coding sequence ATGGCGGACGCTAATCCCTTCGAGAGCCTCCAAGAGCAACTCGACGACGCGGGCGAGTACCTCGACGTCCGAGCGGACGTCCTCGACCGACTCAAGCAGCCCGAGCGCGTGCTCGAACTCACGCTCTCCGTGGAGATGGACGACGGCACCATCGAGACGTTCGACGCGTACCGCTCGCAGTTCAACGGCGACCGCGGCCCCTACAAGGGCGGCATCCGCTACCACCCCGGCGTCACCCGCGACGAGGTGAAGGCGCTCTCCGGGTGGATGGCGTACAAGACGGCGGTCGTGGACATTCCCTACGGCGGCGGGAAGGGCGGCATCGCCCTGGACCCCAGCGAGTACTCGGAGAGCGAACTCGAACGCATCACGCGGTCGTTCGCCAAGGAGATTCGGCCGTTCATCGGCGTGGACAAGGACGTGCCCGCGCCGGACGTCAACACCGGCCAGCGGGAGATGAACTGGATCAAAGACACCTACGAGAAACTGGAGAACACGACCGTGCCCGGCGTCATCACGGGGAAAGCCCTCGAGAACGGCGGGAGCAGGGGCCGCGTCGAGGCGACCGGGCGCTCGACGATGTTCGCCGCCCGCGAGGTCTTCGACTACCTCGACGAGGAGATGGCGGAGGCCACCGTCGCCGTACAGGGGTACGGAAACGCCGGCTCCATCGCCGCGCGACTGCTCGAAGACCTCGGCGCGCACGTCGTCGCCGTCTCGGACTCCTCGGGCGCCATCTACAACCCCGAGGGGTTCGACACGCGCCACGTCAAGGAGTTCAAGCGCGAGACCGGCAGCGTCGCCGGCTACGACGGCGCCACCGAGGAGTTCGGCAACGACGACCTGCTCACGCTGGACGTGGACCTGCTGGTGCCAGCCGCGCTGGAGAACGCCATCGACGGCAACCTCGCGCGCGACGTGCAGGCCGACGTGGTCGTGGAGGCCGCGAACGGCCCGCTCACGCCCGACGCCGACGACGTGCTCACGGAGAAGAACGTCCACGTCGTGCCGGACATCCTCGCGAACGCGGGCGGCGTCACCGTCTCGTACTTCGAGTGGGTGCAGAACCGCCAGCGCTTCCAGTGGACCGAACAGCGCGTCAACGAGGAGCTGGAGGCGGTCATCACGAACGCCTTCGACGCGATAATCGACGCCTACGAGGCCAACGACCTCCCGAACCTCCGCACGGCCGCGTACGTCGTCGCCGTCCAG
- a CDS encoding PGF-CTERM sorting domain-containing protein yields the protein MGEVGSGDITEIYINPADGGDNISAFDDIDDVSVSNNNETLGINLFGNYNLAQGDQVVVSYNDVQNPDVGDYEIDVYINEQSSTPAATGTLSISEETTTSTTESSTTTESSTTESPTTESPTTESPTTESPTTESPTTESPTTESSTTESPTTTSGGDGDISSPDPNPAGAVSETEPSVSSVPNEAGATAAHTVGTLVGNEIGDSSWNGLEINYSGTGTDVSNVGQGDVVKIGVDRGNNDSNATIDRSLAASLGEVSGSNDGETLTLGLDGDYELQEGDQIIVVYEDVQNPDAGDYSVGIDVNPQSGGEEVSADLHIDAANTATATATETAESTSTATAEPTETATAEPPATTEESTPSASPGFGTVAAVVALAAAAALLVRR from the coding sequence GTGGGCGAAGTCGGCTCGGGGGACATCACGGAAATCTACATCAACCCCGCCGACGGCGGCGATAACATTAGCGCCTTCGACGACATAGACGACGTCTCCGTCTCAAACAACAATGAAACGCTCGGGATTAACCTCTTCGGCAACTACAATCTCGCTCAAGGAGACCAAGTTGTCGTGTCGTACAACGATGTACAGAATCCGGACGTGGGCGACTACGAAATTGATGTCTACATAAACGAACAGAGTAGTACCCCAGCGGCAACCGGAACGCTCTCAATCTCGGAAGAAACGACGACAAGCACCACTGAATCGTCCACCACCACCGAGTCATCCACTACTGAATCACCCACCACCGAATCACCCACCACCGAATCACCCACCACCGAATCACCTACCACCGAATCACCCACTACTGAATCACCCACCACCGAATCATCCACCACCGAATCACCCACGACGACGAGCGGTGGTGACGGCGACATCAGCTCCCCCGACCCGAACCCGGCGGGCGCGGTGAGCGAGACCGAGCCGTCGGTTAGCTCGGTGCCGAACGAGGCGGGCGCGACGGCGGCCCACACCGTGGGCACGCTCGTCGGGAACGAGATCGGTGACTCGTCGTGGAACGGGCTGGAAATCAATTACAGCGGGACCGGGACCGACGTGAGCAACGTCGGGCAGGGCGACGTCGTGAAGATCGGCGTCGACCGCGGGAACAACGACTCGAACGCCACCATCGACCGCTCGCTGGCGGCCTCGCTGGGCGAGGTCAGCGGGAGCAACGACGGCGAGACGCTGACGCTCGGGCTGGACGGCGACTACGAGCTACAGGAGGGCGACCAGATAATCGTCGTCTACGAGGACGTCCAGAACCCCGACGCGGGCGACTACTCGGTGGGCATCGACGTCAACCCGCAGAGTGGCGGTGAGGAGGTGAGTGCGGACCTCCACATCGACGCGGCGAACACGGCGACGGCCACTGCGACCGAGACGGCCGAGTCGACGAGCACGGCGACCGCGGAGCCGACGGAGACCGCGACCGCGGAACCGCCGGCAACCACCGAGGAATCGACGCCGTCGGCGTCGCCCGGATTCGGGACCGTCGCGGCGGTCGTCGCGCTCGCCGCCGCGGCCGCGTTGCTCGTGCGCCGATAG
- a CDS encoding NAD(P)/FAD-dependent oxidoreductase, with the protein MSDSLAVVGAGAAGAAAAYRLRDADRDATVFEKSRGVTGRAATRRRNGCRYDHGANYVTPGDGPVADLVRDLGDDGRHDIAEPVWMFDGAGTVAPGRDSGEPKWTWAAGITQLGKRLLARTDATVRRETRVRSLARTADGGWALTDADGETYGPFGDVLLTPPAPQTADLLAATDWDDERLAAARDAAAAVPYRSVVTAVLHYPFELDREWYALVNTDDDHDVGWLARESCKPGHVPDGESLLVVQMAPDWSATHYDDPDGDQVAAAADRVAALLDDDRLLDPDWTDTQGWRYALPDAAAEREPLSAVADAGLHFAGDWVAGEGRVHAAVESGLDAADRIR; encoded by the coding sequence ATGAGCGACTCGCTGGCGGTCGTCGGCGCGGGCGCTGCGGGCGCCGCCGCCGCGTACCGGCTCCGCGACGCCGACCGCGACGCGACGGTGTTCGAGAAGTCCCGCGGCGTCACCGGCCGCGCGGCGACCCGGCGGCGCAACGGCTGTCGCTACGACCACGGCGCGAACTACGTCACTCCCGGCGACGGCCCGGTCGCGGACCTCGTGCGCGACCTCGGCGACGACGGCCGTCACGACATCGCCGAGCCGGTCTGGATGTTCGACGGCGCCGGGACCGTCGCGCCGGGCCGCGACAGCGGCGAGCCGAAGTGGACGTGGGCGGCCGGCATCACGCAACTCGGGAAGCGCCTGCTCGCGCGCACCGACGCGACGGTCCGCCGGGAGACGCGCGTCCGCTCGCTCGCTCGGACGGCCGACGGCGGCTGGGCGCTCACGGACGCCGACGGGGAGACGTACGGGCCGTTCGGCGACGTCCTGCTGACGCCGCCGGCGCCCCAGACCGCCGACCTGCTCGCGGCGACGGACTGGGACGACGAGCGCCTCGCGGCCGCCCGGGACGCCGCGGCCGCAGTGCCGTACCGGAGCGTCGTCACCGCGGTCCTCCACTACCCGTTCGAACTCGACCGCGAGTGGTACGCGCTCGTCAACACGGACGACGACCACGACGTCGGCTGGCTCGCCCGCGAGTCCTGCAAGCCCGGACACGTCCCGGACGGCGAGAGCCTCCTCGTCGTCCAGATGGCGCCAGACTGGTCGGCGACACACTACGACGACCCGGACGGCGATCAGGTCGCGGCCGCCGCCGACCGGGTCGCCGCGCTGCTCGACGACGACCGCCTCCTCGACCCGGACTGGACGGACACGCAGGGCTGGCGGTACGCGCTCCCCGACGCCGCCGCCGAGCGCGAGCCACTGTCGGCGGTCGCAGACGCAGGCCTCCACTTCGCGGGCGACTGGGTCGCCGGCGAGGGCCGCGTCCACGCGGCCGTCGAGTCCGGGCTCGACGCCGCCGACCGGATTCGGTAA
- a CDS encoding DoxX family membrane protein has protein sequence MTVRDRARRLGARAPDPGTLARWGLGAMLLAAGVHKLLDPAAWAVYVTGWLAPWLVVSPVAFMLANGVLEIGFAALLFADRYIAFAALVASVSLAATIAYLAVVWATTGQFGDVIARDVGLVALALAVLVDALHRE, from the coding sequence GTGACTGTCCGCGACCGCGCGCGACGACTCGGGGCTCGCGCGCCCGACCCGGGGACGCTCGCGCGCTGGGGACTCGGCGCGATGCTGCTCGCGGCGGGCGTCCACAAGCTCCTCGACCCCGCCGCGTGGGCCGTCTACGTCACCGGCTGGCTCGCGCCGTGGCTCGTCGTCTCGCCGGTGGCGTTCATGCTCGCGAACGGCGTGCTCGAGATCGGGTTCGCCGCGCTGCTGTTCGCGGACCGCTACATCGCGTTCGCGGCGCTGGTCGCGTCCGTCTCGCTGGCGGCGACTATCGCCTACCTCGCCGTCGTCTGGGCGACGACCGGGCAGTTCGGGGACGTGATTGCGCGCGACGTCGGTCTCGTCGCCCTCGCGCTCGCGGTGCTCGTGGACGCGCTGCACCGGGAGTGA
- a CDS encoding CBS domain-containing protein has product MSSSEKPTVEDVMSTPLETISPDATVREAAERMRAKDISALVVTTTPRAIVSSTDVLDAVAEGEDVAELTVRDVMTTDVETAAPDLYMEEVAAMMTTYGIKHLPVVDDDYVGMISSTDVTAHLS; this is encoded by the coding sequence ATGTCTTCTTCCGAGAAGCCCACAGTCGAGGACGTGATGTCCACGCCGCTGGAGACGATTAGCCCGGATGCGACCGTCAGGGAGGCCGCCGAGCGGATGCGCGCGAAAGACATCAGCGCGCTCGTCGTGACGACGACGCCGCGCGCCATCGTCAGCAGCACGGACGTCCTCGACGCCGTCGCCGAAGGCGAGGACGTCGCCGAGTTGACGGTCCGGGACGTGATGACGACCGACGTCGAGACCGCCGCGCCCGACCTCTACATGGAGGAGGTCGCCGCGATGATGACGACGTACGGCATCAAGCACCTCCCGGTTGTGGACGACGACTACGTCGGGATGATTTCCTCGACGGACGTCACCGCGCACCTCTCGTAG
- a CDS encoding acyl-CoA carboxylase subunit beta, whose translation MKVRIGAGATEEEARAVAAALAEHVADEVEVYLGDDDEPAAVHEAPEPAAEEDAEPERELGPTEREERLREEIADILDGGPEKYKARLSEQDKLFVRDRLDLWFGDEGGDGNGDLLFEDGRFANFDSWHPNSPDVEEADPDTRLPADGLITGAADFEGRDVHFMANDFTVKAGSMAERGVEKFLRMQQRALKTGQPVLYLMDSSGGRIDQQSGFFANREGIGKYYFNHSRLSGRVPQICVLYGPCIAGAAYTPVFADFTVMVEGMSAMAIASPRMVKMVTGEEIEMQDLGGPEVHARQSGSADLVARDEEHARELVSDLIGYLPDNSDEKPPSQPAEPPAKPTEGIDGLIPESPNRAYDMHELIERVVDGDSFFELKPEYGKEILTGYARIDGRTVGIVANQPAERAGAIFPDAAEKAAEFVWKSDAYNVPLLYLCDTPGFMAGSQVEQDAILEKGKKMIYATSEATVPKQSVVVRKAYGAGIYAMSGPAYDPESTIALPSGEIGIMGPEAAINAVYANKLNDIDDPEERAEREQELREEYREDIDVHRMASETVIDEIVPPSELRTELAARFDFYEDVEKDRPSKKHGTIL comes from the coding sequence ATGAAGGTGCGAATCGGCGCCGGCGCGACCGAAGAGGAAGCACGCGCGGTCGCCGCCGCGCTCGCCGAACACGTCGCCGACGAGGTCGAGGTGTACCTCGGCGACGACGACGAGCCCGCGGCCGTCCACGAAGCGCCCGAGCCCGCCGCCGAGGAGGACGCCGAACCGGAGCGGGAACTCGGGCCGACCGAGCGCGAGGAGAGACTGCGCGAGGAAATCGCGGACATCCTCGACGGCGGCCCCGAGAAGTACAAGGCGCGCCTGAGCGAGCAGGACAAGCTGTTCGTGCGCGACCGCCTCGACCTCTGGTTCGGCGACGAGGGCGGGGACGGCAACGGCGACCTCCTGTTCGAGGACGGGAGGTTCGCGAACTTCGACTCGTGGCACCCGAACAGCCCGGACGTCGAGGAGGCAGACCCCGACACGCGCCTCCCCGCGGACGGCCTCATCACGGGGGCGGCGGACTTCGAGGGGCGGGACGTCCACTTCATGGCCAACGACTTCACCGTGAAGGCGGGGTCGATGGCCGAGCGCGGCGTCGAGAAGTTCCTCCGGATGCAGCAGCGCGCACTCAAGACCGGGCAGCCGGTACTCTACCTGATGGACTCCTCCGGCGGTCGCATCGACCAGCAGTCCGGGTTCTTCGCGAACCGCGAGGGCATCGGGAAGTACTACTTCAACCACTCGCGGCTCTCCGGGCGCGTCCCCCAGATCTGCGTGCTGTACGGCCCCTGCATCGCCGGCGCCGCCTATACGCCCGTATTCGCGGACTTCACCGTGATGGTCGAGGGGATGTCCGCGATGGCCATCGCGAGCCCGCGGATGGTGAAGATGGTGACCGGCGAGGAAATCGAGATGCAGGACCTCGGCGGCCCCGAGGTGCACGCCCGTCAGTCCGGGAGCGCGGACCTCGTCGCCCGCGACGAGGAGCACGCCCGCGAACTCGTCTCCGACCTAATTGGGTACCTCCCGGACAACAGCGACGAGAAACCGCCGAGCCAGCCCGCCGAGCCGCCCGCGAAACCCACCGAGGGCATCGACGGCCTGATTCCCGAGTCCCCGAACCGCGCGTACGACATGCACGAGCTCATCGAGCGCGTCGTGGACGGCGACTCATTCTTCGAACTCAAGCCCGAGTACGGCAAGGAGATTCTCACGGGGTACGCGCGCATCGACGGCCGCACCGTGGGCATCGTCGCGAACCAGCCCGCCGAGCGCGCGGGCGCCATCTTCCCGGACGCCGCCGAGAAAGCCGCGGAGTTCGTCTGGAAGTCCGACGCCTACAACGTTCCGCTGCTCTACCTCTGCGACACGCCCGGCTTCATGGCGGGCTCGCAGGTCGAGCAGGACGCGATTCTGGAGAAGGGCAAGAAGATGATTTACGCCACCAGCGAGGCCACCGTCCCCAAGCAGTCGGTGGTCGTGCGGAAGGCCTACGGCGCCGGCATCTACGCCATGTCGGGACCGGCCTACGACCCCGAATCCACCATCGCGCTCCCCTCCGGCGAAATCGGCATCATGGGCCCGGAAGCCGCCATCAACGCCGTCTACGCGAACAAGCTGAACGACATCGACGACCCCGAGGAGCGCGCCGAGCGCGAGCAGGAGCTCCGCGAGGAGTACCGCGAGGACATCGACGTCCACCGGATGGCAAGCGAGACGGTCATCGACGAAATCGTCCCGCCCTCCGAGCTTCGCACGGAGCTGGCGGCGCGCTTCGACTTCTACGAGGACGTCGAGAAAGACCGGCCCTCGAAGAAGCACGGCACGATTCTCTGA
- a CDS encoding HpcH/HpaI aldolase/citrate lyase family protein produces MARRSVLFSPGDQPELLRKAPETGADTVVFDLEDAVVPARKTEARTAVQSVLADPDFDPDCEVCVRVNPIGAGAGDDVETVLAGENPRLDAVVLPKARSADEVTTLGRLLDERAFDVPVLALVESARGVLHAEEIADAGPTDALVFGAEDLAADLGATRTDDGVEVLHAREQVVLAASAAGVDAIDTVYTDIEDTEGLAEETEFAAQLGFDGKLAIHPGQVAPINDAFTPAEADVEWAERVLDAKQEADEAGHGVYRVDGEMVDAPLVSQAERILERARAAGSGDA; encoded by the coding sequence ATGGCTCGACGCAGCGTTCTGTTTTCGCCGGGCGACCAGCCGGAGTTACTGCGGAAGGCGCCCGAGACTGGCGCCGATACCGTCGTCTTCGACCTCGAAGACGCGGTCGTCCCCGCGCGGAAGACCGAGGCGCGGACCGCCGTCCAGTCGGTGCTCGCGGACCCCGACTTCGACCCGGACTGCGAGGTGTGCGTGCGCGTGAACCCCATCGGGGCGGGCGCGGGCGACGACGTGGAGACGGTGCTCGCCGGTGAGAACCCGCGCCTCGACGCCGTCGTCCTCCCGAAAGCGCGGTCCGCCGACGAGGTGACGACGCTCGGCCGGCTACTCGACGAGCGCGCGTTCGACGTGCCCGTGCTGGCGCTCGTGGAGTCCGCGCGCGGCGTCCTGCACGCCGAGGAAATCGCGGACGCCGGGCCGACGGACGCGCTCGTGTTCGGCGCCGAGGACCTCGCGGCGGACCTCGGCGCGACCCGGACCGACGACGGCGTGGAAGTCCTGCACGCGCGCGAGCAGGTCGTGCTCGCGGCGAGTGCCGCAGGCGTGGACGCCATCGACACCGTCTACACGGACATCGAGGACACGGAAGGGCTCGCCGAGGAGACGGAGTTCGCCGCCCAGCTGGGGTTCGACGGGAAGCTCGCGATTCACCCCGGACAGGTCGCCCCCATCAACGACGCGTTCACGCCCGCCGAGGCGGACGTCGAGTGGGCCGAGCGCGTCCTCGACGCCAAGCAAGAGGCCGACGAGGCAGGCCACGGCGTGTACCGCGTGGACGGCGAGATGGTAGACGCGCCGCTGGTCTCGCAGGCCGAACGCATCCTCGAACGGGCGCGGGCCGCCGGCAGCGGCGACGCGTAG